The Accipiter gentilis chromosome 29, bAccGen1.1, whole genome shotgun sequence genome segment AAGGTTTTAGAGGTTGGTTTGAGGTCTAATGGCCTTGTTCCAGCTGCTGATGCAGAGTTCTTTGGCTTCTGTATGAGCCCATTTTCAAGGGCACTGCATTTTCccatagctttttttccttcccagcacaTTTCAAATGTGCAGGCGGATACACTGCACCAAAATAGCACTCTAGTCTCATCACCTCAGTGACTTAGAACACTGTGCAAGTGCTCTTCTTAAAAAGCTGGCTAACACATTACACTTAAACTTCTGGAtaagcttcctgcaagagagacaAGCGAGGCAATAGCAAAGGAGCAGAGGTTATGCTGAGGTTTCTATATCAAATTCAGATGTGATTTAAATGGCATGGGCTCTCTCACAAGTCACAGAAGGGAAAAGGTAGTAACAGGAGAAGCACCCAAACGGAGGTTTGTAATACTTTACTGCTAGTGGCCATTTGATGCTCTCTTGGTCTTACCTTAATGCTTTTAACTATGGATAGCTTCAGACACTACCGGATCCTTCAAGCCCCCAGAGATACTTGTAAATTCAGGCACTGGATCGTAGAATTAGTGATAAACTTGACAGAGAAGCTCATTGTTGTCTTCCCTCTTCCCTACTCCCCAGCTGCTTCTAAGCTCTGTGCTAGCCTGCACAGCAGGGGTCTGCCAACAGACTTGCCCTTTCCATGATCTAGCGTGCCAAGATCAGCCTCCAGTCCAAGGTGATCAGTGGGCAATGTGCTGGCTTGGTTATGGTCTAAGTGGAGTGCCCTGTTGTTCCCTGGCAGGTGTCCCAGAAGAACCGGATCAGAACCTGTCCAGCCCAGAGGAAGTCTTCCACTCAGGGCACTCGCGGAACTCCAGCTACGCCAGCCAGCAGTCCAAGATCTCCGGTAACCATTGATCcacacagctctgccagcactggccccatccattttctttcctttagcaAGCTCTTGTGAGAGCGATTTGCAGCCATCTCTCTTGCCCTGCTCTGTAATATCAGTATCCTGTTTAGTCTCTGCAGATGAGCTCATAGATGTATGTCTAAACCTCTGTATATGGGAACAGAAATGCTGGCCTAAAGCTGCCCTGCCTGTTAACTGTGCTGCCGGGAAGGGGAAAAGATCTGGTTTGTAATCACTCTGTGTTTGCAGGCTACAGCACGGAGCACTCCCGTTCTTCTAGTATGTCTGACTTGACCCATCGCCGAAATACCTCCACCAGCAGCAGTGCGTCCGGAGGGCTGAGTATGACAGTGGAGTGTCCTGAGGGAGAGCGGGACCACAAACTAGAGAAGCCACCTCGCCCCCCCCGACCAGCCCTTCTGCTGGATAGACCCTCCCGGTAAGTAACTGTGGAGCAAAGCCCCTCCTATGGGAAGGTGAGACAGAATCTACTCCTTTGTCTTCATGCAGTGGTAGATTGGATTGTAGCTGCCAAGAAGGAAGCTATTGCCAAGAGAAGCAGGGGCAGTAAATGAAAGTCTTGTCTTGAAAAGCTAAGtaagttttccctttgttttttctccccaggagGAAAAAGGATTCAGTGGAGAGTCACCCAACCTGCGTGGATGACACCAGGATCGATGCTGATGATATAGTGGAGAAAATAATGCAGAGTCAGGACTTCACAGATGTCAGCAATACTGAAGGTGAGAGGAGGAGTCTCAAAGGGGACATCTTGGCTGTTCCTTTAGCAAGGCTGCCAAGCTTTTACAGTCAAATCTGATCTGCCATGGACTCCATTCCCCTTTTGATAGCAATTTACCTTCAGTGCTTGCTGGGTGTTTCTATGGTGGATAAACAAACCATGTGGATTTGAGAGCTGTGCATCCATTAGCAAATAGCTCTTGCTGCTGTTCTACACACTACAGCAGAGGTTGAACAGTAGCTCAAACATACAGGATGAGAGGGGGAAAATACTGATTATTCAGCACAGTGAAAATCAGTTACATCAGTTGTCTCTACTGCTCTGGTGGCCTTTGTCCAGGGTCTGCCCAAGAGTATTTATTAAAGTAGGAGAGGACAACTGGAGGAGAAACAGCACATCTCTgcaaaaagatgggaagaaagaTGGGTCACAGTGTGCTGGTGATCAGGTCTGTCTGAGAGCCTAAGAAGGGGTTTTCTCTATTGCAGTCACAGCACCTGTTAAGAGAAAACTAATAATAttgctgcatttgttttaattttccggTTTAGCCTAGAAATCAATCTTTTTCATCTAGTTGAGGTTTTCTAAGTTTTAAACTTGAGCCTAGCTTCTTATTTGTGCTTCTATACTTTACCATTAGTCGCCTTAAATCATCACACATGGCAACACTCTTATGTGGGGATTTACACCTCACTCAGCATGGGTTAAAACTACACTGAATGTAGTCACCTCTCACCAGTAGAACAGGCAGAGTTTGTCCTTCAGTGAGCCTACAAAAGCAGCATGAGGCTCCACATCTCATCTGTTCAGATGTGTTTAAGCTGACCAAGAACTTGCATCAATGGAATTGCCTTAAAAGAAGAAGCTGGAGGAGTATCACTGAattaatttctctgcatttaCTCTTCCAAAGCTTAATGCCGTCATTGATTTGTACATGAGGCTCCCTTTCAGAGCAAGAAGAGGAGTTCCCAGGGACTCCTACTGTGGGAACAGCAGAAAGTGTTCACATGCATTCACAGAAACACACTTGTTCCTGTGCTGACCATTGTGGAATGTGTCTGGGAGGGGAGCATCTGACAGCTGTTGGTAGCTCTGGATTTTGATGTCTTGCTTCCTTTTCTATCTGCAGACAGTAACCTGAGGTTGTTTGTGAGCAGAGATGGAACAACTACATTGAGTGGTATTCAGCTGGGAAACAGGTAGGCTTCCTGAAAGGCTGGCACACAGAGGGGCTCCAGAGAGATTAGTGAGGTCTTTGTACACAGGAAGCTTTTACCTTTTGCTGCAGGAGAGATTTCTAAACATCATGTGCTACATGGTGGCTTTGTTCCCACATTAACACCCCTGGGATCCCTTTGGTGACAGGCTATAGCTGCACTGGAGTATGAGTGCAGTTCTTAGCAGGAGCTCAGGGGGATAATGTGATCCTAGTAGTAAGATCCAAGAACAGAACTAAGGAGTAAAAGGACAAAATGGTAGAGGTTGGTTCCTGTTTGCTCCTGTGCCCGAGTGAAGGCAGGGAGCTTTGCCTCCTGCTGGCCTGCAGCAGAACTGCAACAGCCTGGTTTATTGTCccttttccctgcctcctccaTCATCGTAGAGGGCTTGTTCTCTCATGAAAGACTTCTGAATAAATAAAAGTTTTTCTTGCCACAGTAGCTCTTAGCACAGTGTCTTGGCTAGTTGCATTTGAGCCTTTACAGCACcttttgaggttaaaaaaaaaaaaaaagcaataatggtAATGCAAAGATGTGTCAAGTTGGTGACGAAATTGGGAGCACAGCAAAGCCAGGAACACTGGCTCTTTGCGCAGGATGCTCCCCCCCTTTCCTCTGTCCTTTAGAAGGATTCATGTGTTACACCCAGCTCTTTCAAATGCTTTAGTGTTAGCTTGCCACGTAGCTGTCTGTTTTGTGTTATGAGGGTTGACTTCTTGCCAGACTGACTcgttattttcagtattttgtgcaGGGTTAGAGGGCGATGTTTGTGAGTGGAGAGCTCTGAGTAAGAACTTGTTTGCTCTAAGTGGCTGGGGAAAATAACCTGGCTTTCTTGTCTTCTTCCCTTCTGCCACTCCAGGGTCTCATCTGGAGTTTACGAGCCAGTGGTGATTGAAACCCACTAAATGTGAAGAACAGGGTAGAGCTGCTGGAAACAGGCCCCCTACCCAGTCCGCTGCCACATGGATGCCAACCTTTACCTCTCTTCATGCAGCATTCCAGAAGGGATTTCTCCGCACCCCTCCCCATACGTTTGCACTGCAGAACTACTCCGAGACCACTCCAGATCATGCACTTTCCCTGCATTGGCATTACCCTTCTCTGCTTCCCAGTTCTTCCAGTGCCTGCCTTCCCCCTGTTTCTGATCAGACTCAAGGTGTCTGTTGGGTTTATCCATAGTCCTAGAGGATGTTGCTCATCTGCATCCCTCACTCCACCCATTGACTTGCAACAGGGGACTTCTCAGCTTCTGTCTCCCCAGAACATTGGGTTATACCACTGTGAACTCTTCAAAccactgggggagggggaaacCATTCTAACCAAACCAAGAGCTGCTTGTTGGTGACACGGTGAAATGGCCACTTGCAGGATGCTTTATTCCATTGACTCTGCAAGGGAACATCACCTTCCAAGGCAACGGTTTTACTGAACAAGGTATGCTATGGTGTGCACTTCACCTTCCTACCCTCAAATCCCCAAACATCCTCTTCTCATAGGAAATATCTCCCAAAAGTGCATTTCAGAAAACTACCGCAATCCAGATGGGAGTTGATAAACAGTTAAATGCTAGTGCTTGTTATACCACTAACTGCATTACACCCTTCTACTGCTGGGCATGGAAGGGCAGTGTTCATCTTTCAGCATTAGCAGGAGCACTTTAGAGGTTCCAGATTTTACCTGGAGGAGGCTTCTACTTGCTGTTCCAGGAGCATAATCCCTGTTCACTGGACTGATTCAGCAAATAGTCACTGTTGGAGCTTGGaatacaaagcctttttttcttttttttttttggctcaggaAGGGAACTGCCCTTCTTGGACTGTGAAAAGAATCTGGTTATCTGATCACCCTCCCCTGGGCCAGAGCAGGATGCAGTTGACTGCAGTGGTCTCTCTGTTGTGGTGGTGATTAACAGTTGCCTCTCTTGGCCTGGGCCAGTAAGGGAATTGGTGTTGGTTGGCCTTTCTTGCCCTGTCAGCAGGGATCAATGCCTGAGCTGGTTCCTTTTGGGGCTGGGGAGAAGCCACTGTCTCTGCCTTCAAAGGTAGAATGGGTGTTTTCTACTGCATTAGCCACAACAGCCATTTTTACCTGCTCTGTGGTGATTGAACTCTTCTGACAAGGCTTCAAACTGTTTTCTGGTTGATCTTTCAGTTGCTCTTCTTTGGGTTCGGTTTCTGCAGTTGTTTGACACTTTAGCTGCCTCTTCCTTGCAGTGTGTGGCAGAGATGTCAGTCCCTTTCAGCTCCCACTTATAGATTCTCCTGGCAGCTGAATTGCAAACGAGGATCTATGCAGACTCCAGCCGTGGGCCATCAGCAGGCTGTGCTTGCAGCCCTTCCTGTACAGAGACTCTCAGCCAATAAGCTATTTCTGTGTAGTGCCCTTTCCTCTTTCGCCGGTGTACTGTAGTAGCACTCAGCAGTCGTGCACTCGGAGCAATGGCACGCTCCTGGGCATGGCTGGGAACGTGCCCTCATCTGACACACGTGTCTGTGCACTGCACAGGCACACACTTGTCCCATTCACGCAAGGAAAGACTTGTAACTGATGATGTTGTTGTCCAAATTCTTAGTTATtgtaaagccttttttttaaggagggggaaaaaaaaaaaggatttattgtGGTCTCTGTGGCCAGAATGCATGCAGATGAGCTACAGGAAAAGGGAATTTGGCAGAAGGAGAAACAAGGAATGAAAGGGCCTtgatttattggggggggggggggggtggtggtttccCTACTAGCTAAGGATGGCTGTATGGGGAGGGTGCTAGGCAGTGTGGCAAAGCTATACAGCTGTTTACTCTGTTTTGACAGTTTCTCTCTTAAAGTCAAGAGGTTTCTTTCTGTATTTGGACAGACCACATATAGGATATGGATCTTTTTCACCCTTTCCCTTCAAAGGGAGTTAAATTTGGATTAGGGTAAGAAGGGGGTACAGACAACACCTTGGTTTGGTTTAATGTAGGGAAAAAGTATTGGATCTCTTGAGTCTGTCTAGAACAAAAGCTCTTTCACACTTGCTGGTGATTTTTAAGGGTGATCTCTTCTTCATTCAGTCTGGGTAAGTTTGGCACTCGCTAGCAGGCTGGTGAGCATCCTGTCCTGTTCCTGGGATGCTGCATGTCTGCAGGAAGGGGAGAACTGcttgcctttctctctccctgggaCTCTGCCAAAAAGCCAGGCCTGGCCTGACCCTCTGCTCAGGTCAGCGTGAGGGCAGAAGCAGGCTCAGACAGCAATGGATGTTCGTGCCCTGTCTGCAGATGGCTGTGCAGAGCTGAGAGTCAGGCTGCTCTTCAGGGGCCAGCGAAGCCCCTCAGGAAATCAGGTCCAACTAGGACTTGAAAGGAGCAAACATAAGCCAGGAAAGAGGCCAAAACCCAGCtcacttctgctgctttgcttctgttcCCATGAAAAACAATGGCAGTCACTGAGAGCAGTTGGGaacccagggcttccttctgggCTCCCATTGGCAAGAGTTGGCTGCTCCGAGGCACTGGCAGCTCGGCATGTCACAAAATCCGCAGTGGGACATAGGGAGGAATCTCTTCCCAGCAAAGCAAGAGGAGAAGCAGTTGAGCTTTTTAGAAAGCTGGTCTCATGTTCCCAGGCTGGCAGAGGCATAACCTGCTCCATCGTATAGCTGTGGCCAACCTGGGCATGTTTCTGGCTTCTCTTCCAGCAGCTTGGCACATCACTGCTTGTGTTTTTGATAACTGTGTCTCATAGGGTATCTCTTCCTTGTCTCCACGTTATTACTGACTCCGCAGATTCTGGTCTTTATGTAGCTTTTTAGCTCTCCTACCCCTCATTTTGAATAAGAAAGCAGCCCTAGTCATTCAGCCTGGTGCAGCACAGCCAAGGCTGGAGAACCCAGAGCAGACCCAGAGGGAGACAGGAGCAGTCTGTTCCTATTTCTAGATCCCACACAGAGCTCCCACTGCACCATCCATCACAAGCGATGCCCAGCAGTCCCTGATCGGTGGTGGGTGTACAAGGTAGTGGTGATGGCAGCGGGGTCACTTGTCCCGCAGACTTGCTGCCGTCTCTCGGGAAGCTGCATCTCATGAGCACTTTTTTCCTTGTGGCATCGGTGCCGTCTGTTCCTTGTTGGACTTCGAACATTTAAGTGAATCGGTTTCCAGACCCAAACCGCTGGCTAgtttcttttggggttttggggggggggttggggttttttgttgtgaagtttattgaattttttttcttcttataaaccCAGCGGGCTGGTGTTTTTTTGACTGCATTATTATGTCATTGATATTTTATTCCTGGGGGGCTGAAGGGGGATGTTCTTCCCTATGTTGTTCCCCTTCTCAGGGGATTCAGAGGGTGGCTTAAACAAGTAAAAGGACCTTATTGGCAAGACTCTGCATCCCCTGGGTCTCTGATGCAGGCGAGCAGGGCTGCTCCTGTCTGGCTGAccctggagagcagagctggctctcTGCTCCAGTCTTGGGGGCCGGGTGAAACGTGGGTTCTGCTCTCCCAGTTTCTGGACCTTTAGTTGGTGGAAGCCCATTGCAAAGAGTTGGAAAATTCAGTGTAACTTTtttactaactttttttttttaaaaaaaaaccagtgtaAACTGAGTGAATGTCCAAAAGAATAGGCTTAGTTGTGACTTGGTGAAGGAAATGGGTTTCAATTGGAAATAGCGAtggaaaaagggggagaaggatGTTGCTCCTCCATCTTCTTTTGTATGGTCGGCACTTTAAACGGAGGCCTTTGTGCTGTCCTGACCCTCGGTGTGATGGGCAGCAGGCGTGTGATCTCTCCTCCCCGCCTCATTGCCACatcactttggcccctgcagaaAGTTAATAAGCCCTTTTAAatgtttgcttcagtttttagATGATTCCGAACCAGGCTGAGACCTGAAGAATATGTATTTCATTCTCATCTTAATAGGAGGGGttgactttttatttattttgtcgttgctgtttctttttaaactggtGGCTGTGCAGCTGGACTCTGCACATGCTGTTGTGAACCTCTGGGAAAACCTCACTCCAGGTACGCTAGAGCACCTAGGCTAAACACCCCTCCTGGAGAGGgtccccccctgctcccctcctcgcTGCCTTACCCGGGAGCTGCAAACTCACCCCccgcccctcctgccccatcccttgCCACCCCACCTAGTCTCTAGCTGAACAAGTTCTTGCTCTGGTGACTGAGCCCTGTGGACAAGGCTGGTCCCCAGGGGCAAGTTCCTGCAAACACTGCCTGGTCGCAGGTGTTTGTCCTTGAAAAGCCACTTCCTCGCTGGGGGGGGGCTGATGAGCGCAaaattcccccccctccccacttcccTCCCAAGAGCTGCGTTGTCCGTCAGCCCACCCGCACCATCCGAGCCTGATGCCCTCCACAGCTCTGCGTTGCATCGCCCCTGCCCAATCAGGAGGGAGCAGACGTGGAAAcctgggaaataaaaaaggaatttggATGAAGCTGTGAGCAAGAGGTGTGGCTGAGCCTCGTAACTTGCCTCAAACACAAGGAATAATGGTAGAGCCCATATTTttgtggggggaggggagggaaggggagatcatgttttattttcttgaaagttAATTGAGCTTGGTGATCTTCAGATGAGGCGCGCACTTGATTTATATCAGATTCTATAGAGAGAGATCGCTGATATTTTTGGAAAGGGAATGGGTCTATGCAAACTTCCAAAATTGCTTGAAAGATagtttaacatttttttactttgaaatctAAAGATAAATCtaacttttttcttaaagcagaggTGCGTTTAGAAAGAGAAGCTACTTCCACTGCTCTATTTTGATGATGATTCTTGGAAAGTTTGGGCTGGAGGGAATGActatttttcaccatttttatcTTGCTCCtctagttttttgtttctttttctaacgGAATGCTGTGCCGTCTTTGATTCAACAGATcgtgtttgtattttctgtatctGGTTCCTAACGTAGAGAAATAACAAATATATGAGGAAATCAATATAATGTCAAATGTTGTTAtggtttgggggaaaaataaaggtttttggTACTTCACACCGATatttcttgctttgtttcttgttttaaatgtatttaaatatctGCTAAGGAAGCAGAAGGGTGAGACAGGGCCTGCTGGCATGCAGGGCCCTGGAATAGGATTTGGCTTTGCCTTCTAGGATTTCCTTGGTGG includes the following:
- the EEIG1 gene encoding protein FAM102A isoform X2, giving the protein MSANPATGLLDPCICRVSVRKELKGGKTYSKLGFADLNLAEFAGSGSTVRCCLLEGYDTKNTRQDNSILKVTIGMSLLSGDPCFKTPPSTAKSITIPGQDSTLQLTCKGEGTTSSSSTSSATIGSLRQTKPRNAILSSGVPEEPDQNLSSPEEVFHSGHSRNSSYASQQSKISGYSTEHSRSSSMSDLTHRRNTSTSSSASGGLSMTVECPEGERDHKLEKPPRPPRPALLLDRPSRRKKDSVESHPTCVDDTRIDADDIVEKIMQSQDFTDVSNTEDSNLRLFVSRDGTTTLSGIQLGNRVSSGVYEPVVIETH